One genomic segment of Cololabis saira isolate AMF1-May2022 chromosome 22, fColSai1.1, whole genome shotgun sequence includes these proteins:
- the tmem108 gene encoding transmembrane protein 108 isoform X2, whose translation MKTSLQVLRRQLLSVLAFLALPVGLVSSAQELHLSQPSQDSVSMAAAPSSPISPPKPAPLEWHQEGSSSGDWSSKATRLSPIILPSVPLPLFTLPQTTTHSSAPGQEDPPVGHTNISPITVSAQPKVPSSDTGNQGINRNSVRAPQVHNPVTVSTKQASSSPKYPSTAFPNAHAGLAARGPIPLAIASKSGSDRGDHKNPQKPSVEESSNSRRVPVPELQPSSADTNSVKDLKLREHALRSPELLMHHTITLREVHAAHEPPTAQLVLEATEEPVTRVEKPLEISTSTSATKAQSTEVNPGSQNPTAIPVSHLAATSEEVVVGNGTDSPPGGQLGTATAPGGPFSNNSSVEEAPAPGNSSETPSTPSMNFLNRQVPATTNDPSTPGNSSGPTVEPPPSRTTICLSRMDFVWIVLAISVPVSSCSVLLTVCCMRRKKKSSSQENNLSYWNDTITMDYFSRHAVELPREIHTLESELLGCEERES comes from the exons GTGTTCTAGCATTCCTAGCACTACCAGTAGGACTGGTGTCGTCAGCACAGGAGCTGCACCTCAGCCAGCCTTCCCAGGACTCTGTCTCCATGGCAGCGGCCCCCAGCAGCCCCATCTCCCCCCCGAAACCCGCCCCCCTGGAGTGGCACCAGGAgggctccagcagcggagattGGTCATCCAAAGCCACGCGGCTGTCACCCATCATCCTCCCCTCTGTTCCACTCCCTCTTTTCACTTTGCCTCAAACAACCACCCACTCTTCCGCTCCAGGTCAGGAGGATCCTCCCGTTGGCCACACAAATATCTCCCCGATCACTGTGAGTGCTCAGCCCAAAGTGCCCAGTTCTGATACTGGAAACCAAGGCATCAATCGCAACTCTGTCAGGGCACCTCAAGTCCACAACCCAGTCACTGTAAGCACTAAACAGGCCAGCAGCAGCCCCAAATACCCCAGCACAGCCTTCCCAAATGCGCATGCAGGGCTTGCTGCCAGAGGTCCGATCCCCCTGGCGATTGCGTCCAAGTCTGGTTCGGACAGAGGGGATCACAAAAACCCTCAGAAGCCGAGCGTGGAAGAATCCAGCAACTCCAGGCGCGTGCCTGTCCCAGAGCTGCAGCCTTCCTCAGCGGACACCAACTCTGTAAAAGACCTGAAACTCAGGGAGCATGCGTTAAGGTCCCCAGAACTGCTTATGCACCACACCATCACGCTGCGGGAGGTGCATGCTGCGCATGAGCCTCCGACCGCTCAGCTGGTGCTGGAGGCCACGGAAGAGCCTGTTACTCGTGTCGAGAAGCCGCTGGAGATTTCCACTTCCACATCGGCCACTAAAGCGCAGTCCACCGAAGTGAACCCCGGGTCACAGAATCCCACGGCCATCCCAGTCAGCCACCTGGCAGCCACCAGTGAAGAGGTGGTTGTGGGTAACGGCACGGACAGTCCTCCCGGGGGACAGCTGGGGACCGCCACCGCACCCGGGGGGCCGTTCTCCAACAACAGCTCGGTGGAGGAGGCGCCGGCTCCGGGGAACAGCTCGGAAACCCCCTCCACACCCAGCATGAACTTCCTCAACAGGCAGGTGCCCGCCACAACCAACGACCCTTCCACCCCGGGCAACAGCTCGGGCCCGACCGTCGAGCCGCCGCCATCCCGCACGACAATCTGCTTAAGCAGGATGGATTTTGTATGGATCGTCCTCGCCATCAGTGTGCCTGTGTCCTCCTGCT CCGTGCTGCTGACCGTGTGCTGcatgaggaggaagaagaagtcGTCAAGTCAGGAGAACAATCTCAGTTACTGGAACGACACCATCACCATGGACTACTTCAGCAGGCAcgccgtggagctgcccagaGAGATACACACTCTGGAGAGTGAG CTGCTAGGATgtgaggagagagagagctga
- the tmem108 gene encoding transmembrane protein 108 isoform X3, whose translation MKTSLQVLRRQLLSVLAFLALPVGLVSSAQELHLSQPSQDSVSMAAAPSSPISPPKPAPLEWHQEGSSSGDWSSKATRLSPIILPSVPLPLFTLPQTTTHSSAPGQEDPPVGHTNISPITVSAQPKVPSSDTGNQGINRNSVRAPQVHNPVTVSTKQASSSPKYPSTAFPNAHAGLAARGPIPLAIASKSGSDRGDHKNPQKPSVEESSNSRRVPVPELQPSSADTNSVKDLKLREHALRSPELLMHHTITLREVHAAHEPPTAQLVLEATEEPVTRVEKPLEISTSTSATKAQSTEVNPGSQNPTAIPVSHLAATSEEVVVGNGTDSPPGGQLGTATAPGGPFSNNSSVEEAPAPGNSSETPSTPSMNFLNRQVPATTNDPSTPGNSSGPTVEPPPSRTTICLSRMDFVWIVLAISVPVSSCSVLLTVCCMRRKKKSSSQENNLSYWNDTITMDYFSRHAVELPREIHTLESEVQATDTI comes from the exons GTGTTCTAGCATTCCTAGCACTACCAGTAGGACTGGTGTCGTCAGCACAGGAGCTGCACCTCAGCCAGCCTTCCCAGGACTCTGTCTCCATGGCAGCGGCCCCCAGCAGCCCCATCTCCCCCCCGAAACCCGCCCCCCTGGAGTGGCACCAGGAgggctccagcagcggagattGGTCATCCAAAGCCACGCGGCTGTCACCCATCATCCTCCCCTCTGTTCCACTCCCTCTTTTCACTTTGCCTCAAACAACCACCCACTCTTCCGCTCCAGGTCAGGAGGATCCTCCCGTTGGCCACACAAATATCTCCCCGATCACTGTGAGTGCTCAGCCCAAAGTGCCCAGTTCTGATACTGGAAACCAAGGCATCAATCGCAACTCTGTCAGGGCACCTCAAGTCCACAACCCAGTCACTGTAAGCACTAAACAGGCCAGCAGCAGCCCCAAATACCCCAGCACAGCCTTCCCAAATGCGCATGCAGGGCTTGCTGCCAGAGGTCCGATCCCCCTGGCGATTGCGTCCAAGTCTGGTTCGGACAGAGGGGATCACAAAAACCCTCAGAAGCCGAGCGTGGAAGAATCCAGCAACTCCAGGCGCGTGCCTGTCCCAGAGCTGCAGCCTTCCTCAGCGGACACCAACTCTGTAAAAGACCTGAAACTCAGGGAGCATGCGTTAAGGTCCCCAGAACTGCTTATGCACCACACCATCACGCTGCGGGAGGTGCATGCTGCGCATGAGCCTCCGACCGCTCAGCTGGTGCTGGAGGCCACGGAAGAGCCTGTTACTCGTGTCGAGAAGCCGCTGGAGATTTCCACTTCCACATCGGCCACTAAAGCGCAGTCCACCGAAGTGAACCCCGGGTCACAGAATCCCACGGCCATCCCAGTCAGCCACCTGGCAGCCACCAGTGAAGAGGTGGTTGTGGGTAACGGCACGGACAGTCCTCCCGGGGGACAGCTGGGGACCGCCACCGCACCCGGGGGGCCGTTCTCCAACAACAGCTCGGTGGAGGAGGCGCCGGCTCCGGGGAACAGCTCGGAAACCCCCTCCACACCCAGCATGAACTTCCTCAACAGGCAGGTGCCCGCCACAACCAACGACCCTTCCACCCCGGGCAACAGCTCGGGCCCGACCGTCGAGCCGCCGCCATCCCGCACGACAATCTGCTTAAGCAGGATGGATTTTGTATGGATCGTCCTCGCCATCAGTGTGCCTGTGTCCTCCTGCT CCGTGCTGCTGACCGTGTGCTGcatgaggaggaagaagaagtcGTCAAGTCAGGAGAACAATCTCAGTTACTGGAACGACACCATCACCATGGACTACTTCAGCAGGCAcgccgtggagctgcccagaGAGATACACACTCTGGAGAGTGAGGTACAAGCCACTGACACAATATAA